The Helicobacter canis genomic sequence TGTTGCGCCTAATGGCTACATCAAGGCATACAAAAATGTTACGATCAATGAAGAAATATTTTTAGGGCATTTTCCTAGCAAGCCTGTGTATCCCGGTGTTATGATTATTGAGGGTATGGCACAAGCTGGCGGTGTGCTGGCATTTGTGAGTATGTTTGGCGATGATCTCAAGGCTGCGGAGAATAAAATCGTATATTTTATGACAATTGATAAGGTGAAATTCCGCGTGCCTGTTACACCGGGCGATCGCTTAGAATATCACCTAAGCGTTTTGAAGCACAAAGGCGCGGTGTGGTCGCTTGATGGTAAGGCATTTGTCGATGGTAAGCTTGTGTGTGAAGCGGAGCTAAAGGCAATGGTCGCAGATAATCAAGAGCAGGGCTAGGAATGGCACATATCGCAAAAACCGCCATTATTCATAAAGGTGCGCAAATTGCCGATGATGTGGAAATCGGTGATTTTTGTGTCATTGGAGAATCTGTAAAAATCGCTGCTGGTTGCAAGCTCTATAATGGCGTAACTATCCTTGGGGATACTACCATTGGCGCACGCACGACAATTTTCCCTTATGCGGTGCTTGGCACGATACCACAAGATTTAAAATATGCTGGGGAAAAAGTGGAGCTTATCATCGGTGAAGATAATCTTATCCGCGAACATTGTATGTTTAACCCCGGCACAGAAGGTGGCATAGGCAAGACAATCATAGGAAACAATAATCTCTTTATGGCGTATGTGCATATCGCTCACGATTGTGTGATTGGCGATCATTGTATCCTTGCCAATAACGCTACTCTTGGTGGGCATATCGTGATTGGGGATTATGTCAATATCGGCGGTATGACACCTGTGCATCAGTTTGTCAAGATTGGCGATGGGGCGATGGTCGCTGGGGCAAGTGCGCTTTCACAAGATATCCCACCATTTTGTATGGCAGAGGGCAATCGAGCCGTGATCCGCGGACTCAATAAACATAGAATGCGCAAATTATTCACAAGTGAAGAAATTGATGCTATTAGTGCATTTTATAAAGAGCTTTTTGCTGCGACTTCTATGCGTGATTATGCTAAGCAGATTTTGGATTCTGGTGTGGAGCTAGAATCTATTGCAAATATTTGCCAATTTGTGCTTGATTCATCAAGGGGTATTCCTATCCGGAAAGGCAAAGAATGAAAAAATATTGTGATTTTTGTGGCAAAGAAATACATAATACATACTTTGAAGGAAGTAGATCTGGGAGAATTTGTCCATCGTGCATTGGTGGGTTATATAAAACGCTACGACAATCAGGGATAGATATGGTAGATACCACAGGTATGCCAAGCACTTCTAGAGAATCTTTGATTGATAATACACAAGCTTTTATTGATATTCCTACACCTAGGGAGATGAAAGCTAAGCTTGATGAATATGTCGTAGGGCAAGAAGAAGCTAAAAAGGTGTTTTCTGTGGCGGTGTATAATCACTACAAACGCATAGCAAGCAATATGACAAACACAAGTGATGTGGAAATCACAAAATCAAATATTTTGCTCGTGGGTCCTACTGGTAGTGGCAAAACACTTATGGCACAGACTTTAGCACGATTTTTAGATGTGCCAATCGCTATATCTGATGCAACAAGTCTTACAGAAGCTGGCTATGTGGGCGAAGATGTAGAAAATATCCTTACAAGGCTCTACCAAGCCGCTGGAAATGATGAGAAAAAGGCACAAATGGGGATTGTCTTTATCGATGAGATTGA encodes the following:
- the fabZ gene encoding 3-hydroxyacyl-ACP dehydratase FabZ — protein: MMDVNQIKKILPHRYPLLLVDRITELVCNTDDVAPNGYIKAYKNVTINEEIFLGHFPSKPVYPGVMIIEGMAQAGGVLAFVSMFGDDLKAAENKIVYFMTIDKVKFRVPVTPGDRLEYHLSVLKHKGAVWSLDGKAFVDGKLVCEAELKAMVADNQEQG
- the lpxA gene encoding acyl-ACP--UDP-N-acetylglucosamine O-acyltransferase codes for the protein MAHIAKTAIIHKGAQIADDVEIGDFCVIGESVKIAAGCKLYNGVTILGDTTIGARTTIFPYAVLGTIPQDLKYAGEKVELIIGEDNLIREHCMFNPGTEGGIGKTIIGNNNLFMAYVHIAHDCVIGDHCILANNATLGGHIVIGDYVNIGGMTPVHQFVKIGDGAMVAGASALSQDIPPFCMAEGNRAVIRGLNKHRMRKLFTSEEIDAISAFYKELFAATSMRDYAKQILDSGVELESIANICQFVLDSSRGIPIRKGKE